A single region of the Geobacillus subterraneus genome encodes:
- a CDS encoding RNA-guided endonuclease InsQ/TnpB family protein gives MITGRKVRSLHRFRNKKLAEIQRRQAKCQKGSRRWKKYERAKRYLLSKSERQLRDALHKTTKPFVDWCLAQSVSDVYIGNVEGVERYTRKKKKVHRKQAQKLSNWSFGKVKQYLADKLAQQGIRLKEIDESYTSQTCPVCQKRQKGSRRIFACSCGYQEHRDIHGARNILSKALYQEIVPWDVPTTLTYLRIA, from the coding sequence TTGATTACAGGGAGAAAGGTGCGCTCGCTCCATCGGTTCCGAAACAAGAAACTCGCCGAAATTCAACGGCGGCAAGCGAAATGCCAAAAAGGCTCCCGCCGCTGGAAGAAATACGAACGAGCCAAACGATACCTCTTATCCAAATCGGAACGTCAACTGCGGGATGCGCTTCATAAAACGACCAAGCCATTCGTCGATTGGTGCCTTGCGCAATCCGTGTCGGATGTGTACATCGGAAATGTCGAAGGAGTCGAGCGATACACGAGAAAGAAAAAGAAAGTCCACCGGAAACAAGCACAAAAACTCTCCAACTGGTCTTTTGGGAAAGTCAAGCAATATCTCGCCGATAAATTAGCCCAACAAGGTATTCGTTTGAAAGAAATTGATGAGTCGTATACAAGTCAGACATGTCCTGTCTGCCAAAAAAGACAAAAAGGTTCCCGGCGAATCTTTGCTTGTTCTTGCGGGTATCAAGAACATCGGGACATTCATGGCGCCCGCAACATTTTGAGCAAGGCGCTCTACCAAGAGATCGTTCCTTGGGATGTGCCAACGACGCTCACGTATCTACGGATTGCGTAA
- a CDS encoding molybdenum cofactor guanylyltransferase yields MKQTIAGVVLAGGQSRRFGRPKAFALHQGAPFFAWSVAALAPIADELYLISHPALVGEFRRRTDIPVLLDAERYRGSGPLAGIYTAMEQSRSDWVFILPCDMPYMNKDVTERLAAYADPSFDAVVPLHDGRPEPLVALYHRRLRPMIAKLLDAGERRMVSLLDGARVRYVDAQPLAADETVWRNVNTEEEYR; encoded by the coding sequence ATGAAACAAACGATTGCCGGAGTGGTGCTGGCCGGCGGCCAGTCGCGCCGGTTCGGGCGGCCAAAGGCGTTCGCGTTGCATCAAGGCGCGCCGTTTTTCGCCTGGTCTGTCGCCGCGCTGGCTCCGATCGCCGATGAGTTGTATCTCATCAGCCATCCGGCGCTTGTCGGCGAGTTTCGTCGGCGAACGGACATCCCGGTGCTGCTCGATGCGGAGCGTTACCGCGGTTCTGGGCCGCTTGCCGGCATTTACACTGCCATGGAACAGAGCCGATCCGATTGGGTGTTCATCCTGCCGTGCGACATGCCGTATATGAACAAGGACGTAACGGAACGGCTCGCCGCCTATGCCGATCCGTCCTTTGACGCCGTCGTCCCGCTCCATGACGGCCGCCCGGAGCCATTGGTCGCCCTGTACCACCGGAGGCTTCGCCCGATGATCGCCAAGCTGCTCGATGCCGGCGAACGACGGATGGTTTCGCTTCTTGACGGCGCCCGCGTCCGCTATGTTGACGCCCAACCGCTTGCCGCGGATGAAACCGTATGGCGCAATGTCAATACGGAGGAAGAGTATCGGTAA
- a CDS encoding DUF2249 domain-containing protein, translating to MSQFAAKIHAPDYPPRDRHPAIFRLFDSLKPGEVMELVNDHDPRPLQYQFMMERPDQFTWEYLEEGPDVWRVAIGKK from the coding sequence ATGAGCCAATTTGCTGCAAAAATCCATGCTCCGGATTATCCGCCGCGCGATCGCCATCCCGCGATTTTCCGGCTGTTTGACAGCCTAAAGCCGGGGGAAGTGATGGAGCTTGTCAACGACCATGACCCGCGTCCGTTGCAATACCAATTTATGATGGAGCGTCCGGATCAGTTTACGTGGGAGTACTTAGAGGAAGGGCCGGACGTCTGGCGGGTGGCCATCGGCAAAAAATAA
- a CDS encoding nitric-oxide reductase large subunit translates to MEVNRTVRPNIRPGRQTTNSFLKSILIFTILISFTVLLVGGYWIFKEMAPRPKEVRSESGQVLMTKETIVGGQAVFQKYGLMDYGTVLGHGSYMGPDYTAEALKVYTEGMQDYKAKERYNKPFADLTDDEKSIIREQVMKEMRKNRYNPVTDVLVLTDAQVYGLEKVRDYYRDVFTNGDGWGLKKGLINESDMPKADRAWVANGDQIQQIADFFFWTAWLSSTLRIGDEITYTNNWPYYEDAGNTMSFSAVWWSGVSVTVLILFVGIILYVFYRYQLSMQEAYAAGKFPVIDLRRQPLTPSQVKAGKYFVVVSALFFVQTMFGALLAHYYTEPDSFFGIKWIYDILPFNIAKGYHLQLAIFWIATAWLGMGIFIAPLVGGQEPKKQGLLVDLLFWALVVLVAGSMIGQWLGVNGYLGNEWFLFGHQGWEYIELGRIWQIILVVGMLLWLFIVFRGVKRGLKRESDKGGLIHLLFYSAIAVPFFYIFAFFIQPDTNFTMADFWRWWIIHLWVEGIFEVFAVVVIGFLLVQMRLVTKKSTVRALYFQFTLLLGSGVIGIGHHYYYNGSPEVWIALGAVFSALEVIPLTLLILEAYEQYKMMRDGGVNFPYKATFWFLISTAIWNLVGAGVLGFLINLPAVNYFEHGQFLTPAHGHGAMMGVYGMFAIAVLLYSLRNIVKPEAWNDKWLKFSCWMLNIGLAGMIAITLLPVGILQIKEAFVNGYWASRSPSFLQQDIVQTLLLVRFVPDTIFLIGVVALLVFAIKVLFHLRKPTHGEGEELPVANLAEEE, encoded by the coding sequence ATGGAAGTGAACCGAACGGTCCGTCCCAACATCCGGCCTGGGCGGCAAACGACCAACAGTTTTCTTAAATCGATTCTCATTTTCACTATTTTAATTAGCTTTACCGTCCTGCTCGTCGGCGGGTATTGGATTTTCAAAGAAATGGCGCCAAGGCCGAAAGAAGTGCGCAGTGAAAGCGGCCAAGTGTTGATGACGAAAGAAACGATCGTCGGCGGGCAAGCTGTCTTCCAAAAATACGGATTGATGGATTATGGCACGGTGCTTGGCCATGGATCGTATATGGGGCCGGACTATACGGCGGAAGCGCTGAAAGTGTACACGGAAGGCATGCAAGATTACAAAGCGAAAGAGCGGTATAACAAACCGTTTGCCGATTTAACGGACGATGAGAAGTCGATCATCCGTGAACAAGTGATGAAAGAGATGCGGAAAAACCGTTACAACCCGGTAACCGATGTGCTTGTCCTAACAGATGCGCAAGTCTACGGGTTGGAAAAAGTGCGTGACTATTACCGCGACGTTTTCACCAATGGTGACGGCTGGGGATTGAAAAAAGGATTGATCAACGAAAGCGACATGCCAAAAGCGGATCGCGCTTGGGTTGCGAATGGGGATCAAATCCAGCAAATTGCCGACTTTTTCTTCTGGACCGCCTGGTTGTCGAGCACGCTAAGAATTGGCGACGAGATTACGTATACGAACAACTGGCCGTACTATGAGGACGCCGGCAATACGATGTCGTTTTCTGCGGTATGGTGGAGCGGCGTCAGCGTCACGGTTTTGATTTTGTTTGTCGGGATCATTTTGTATGTGTTCTATCGTTACCAATTAAGCATGCAAGAAGCGTATGCCGCAGGGAAGTTTCCGGTCATCGATTTGCGGCGGCAGCCGCTGACTCCGTCGCAGGTGAAAGCGGGCAAATATTTCGTCGTCGTATCGGCGCTCTTTTTCGTCCAAACGATGTTCGGGGCATTGCTTGCCCACTACTATACGGAACCAGACAGCTTTTTTGGCATCAAATGGATCTACGACATATTACCGTTTAACATTGCCAAAGGGTATCATTTGCAGCTGGCGATTTTCTGGATTGCGACCGCATGGCTCGGCATGGGGATTTTTATCGCTCCGCTTGTCGGCGGGCAAGAACCGAAAAAGCAAGGGTTGCTTGTTGATTTGCTCTTCTGGGCGCTTGTTGTCCTTGTCGCCGGCAGCATGATCGGCCAATGGCTTGGCGTCAACGGCTATTTAGGAAACGAATGGTTCCTGTTTGGCCATCAAGGTTGGGAATACATTGAGCTCGGCCGTATTTGGCAAATCATTTTGGTGGTCGGCATGCTCCTTTGGCTGTTCATCGTCTTCCGCGGCGTCAAGCGCGGGCTGAAGCGGGAAAGCGACAAAGGCGGGCTCATCCACTTGCTGTTTTACTCAGCCATTGCCGTTCCGTTCTTTTACATCTTCGCGTTCTTTATCCAGCCGGACACGAACTTTACGATGGCTGACTTCTGGCGCTGGTGGATCATCCACTTGTGGGTAGAAGGCATTTTCGAAGTGTTCGCCGTTGTCGTCATCGGGTTCTTGCTCGTACAAATGAGATTGGTGACGAAAAAGTCGACGGTCAGAGCGCTATACTTCCAATTCACGCTTTTATTGGGCAGCGGTGTCATCGGCATCGGCCACCACTATTATTACAACGGTTCGCCGGAAGTATGGATCGCTCTTGGCGCGGTGTTCTCGGCGCTTGAAGTCATTCCGCTTACGCTCCTTATTTTAGAAGCGTACGAACAATATAAAATGATGCGCGACGGCGGAGTCAACTTCCCGTATAAAGCTACATTCTGGTTCTTGATTTCCACAGCGATCTGGAACTTGGTCGGTGCAGGGGTGCTCGGCTTTCTGATCAACTTGCCGGCGGTCAACTACTTTGAACACGGTCAATTCTTAACGCCGGCTCACGGCCACGGAGCGATGATGGGCGTGTATGGCATGTTTGCGATCGCCGTGCTCCTTTACTCGCTGCGCAACATTGTCAAACCAGAGGCGTGGAATGACAAATGGTTGAAGTTCTCATGCTGGATGTTAAACATTGGATTGGCCGGCATGATCGCCATCACGCTGCTTCCGGTCGGGATTTTGCAAATTAAGGAAGCGTTTGTCAATGGTTATTGGGCATCGCGTTCGCCTTCGTTCTTACAACAAGATATCGTCCAGACCTTGCTGCTTGTCCGCTTTGTTCCGGATACGATCTTTTTGATCGGCGTCGTCGCGTTGCTTGTCTTTGCCATCAAAGTGCTGTTCCATTTGCGCAAGCCAACGCACGGCGAAGGGGAAGAGCTGCCGGTGGCGAATTTGGCGGAAGAAGAATAA
- a CDS encoding Crp/Fnr family transcriptional regulator, producing MANHWMKDRLKAVPLFRELSDYELDSLVAISHVRVYKPRTFVFMQGDPLERVYFIHSGTVKIYKTDFSGKEQIVSILQTGEMFPHAGFFLKGTYPAHAEVVEEATLIAIPIHDFEQVLMASPELCMKLFRVMGEKIVDLQNRLEAQVLHNTYEQIVLLLLRLTRTNAVKQGKWHRLTAHVTNRELANMIGTARETVSRTLSQLKRKGLIDVDEHGFYLIDREGLEQEIFF from the coding sequence ATGGCGAACCATTGGATGAAAGACCGCTTAAAAGCTGTTCCGTTGTTTCGTGAACTGTCCGATTACGAGCTTGATTCGCTGGTTGCCATTTCCCACGTGCGCGTTTACAAGCCGCGGACGTTTGTCTTTATGCAAGGCGACCCGCTCGAGCGAGTCTATTTCATTCATTCCGGCACGGTAAAAATTTATAAAACGGACTTCAGCGGGAAAGAACAAATCGTTTCGATTTTGCAGACGGGAGAAATGTTTCCGCATGCCGGCTTTTTCTTAAAAGGCACCTATCCGGCCCACGCCGAAGTGGTCGAGGAAGCGACATTGATCGCCATTCCGATCCATGATTTCGAACAAGTGCTGATGGCCAGCCCTGAGCTGTGCATGAAACTGTTTCGCGTCATGGGCGAAAAAATCGTTGACTTGCAAAATCGGCTCGAAGCGCAAGTGCTCCATAATACGTACGAACAAATCGTGCTGCTTTTGCTGCGGCTGACGCGGACGAATGCCGTCAAACAAGGGAAATGGCACCGTCTCACCGCCCATGTGACAAACCGTGAGCTGGCCAATATGATCGGCACCGCCCGCGAAACGGTCAGCCGGACGTTGAGCCAGCTGAAACGGAAAGGGCTGATTGACGTCGACGAACACGGCTTTTATTTGATTGACCGCGAAGGGCTCGAACAAGAAATCTTTTTCTAA
- a CDS encoding DUF2249 domain-containing protein, with amino-acid sequence MGVTIELDVREDLRQKREPFEKIMNAIKPLQPGDTFILHAPFKPLPLFPIMKAKGFTYEAEQIEKKHWRVTFVKQGG; translated from the coding sequence ATGGGTGTGACGATTGAACTCGATGTACGCGAAGATTTGCGGCAAAAGCGGGAACCGTTTGAAAAAATTATGAACGCCATCAAGCCGCTGCAGCCGGGCGATACGTTCATTTTACACGCCCCGTTCAAGCCGCTGCCGTTGTTTCCGATTATGAAAGCGAAAGGATTTACGTACGAGGCCGAACAAATCGAGAAAAAACATTGGAGAGTAACGTTTGTCAAACAGGGGGGATGA
- a CDS encoding DUF2249 domain-containing protein — MILDNRGLEPPQPMMRTLAALAKLNPGETLTIINDRRPMFLYEQLDELGYRHETVAREDGSFEIRITKG; from the coding sequence ATGATCCTCGATAACCGCGGACTCGAGCCGCCGCAGCCGATGATGCGGACGCTCGCTGCCCTCGCTAAGCTGAACCCTGGGGAGACGCTGACGATCATTAACGATCGCCGACCGATGTTTTTGTACGAACAGCTTGACGAGCTTGGCTACCGGCACGAGACGGTCGCACGTGAAGACGGCAGTTTTGAAATCCGCATTACGAAAGGATGA